From the Glycine max cultivar Williams 82 chromosome 11, Glycine_max_v4.0, whole genome shotgun sequence genome, the window AACATTTTGACAACACTAgaattataacaataattgaACTTGACATAGTTAAGTATttgttaaaaatgtttaaatacaTAAACTAGATAAACTTGCATAGCAGCAACAAAAATATGAGCCAAGATGTCACTCCAACACATacaactaaaaattataatgtgaCTTCAACAATGAACTTACATTTACAAATTATCTACAATCAAGTTATTTTCAAGATAATTTCTTCAAGCTTTTCATTCACCTTCACAATAAGGGAAAAATGTTATTagaactaattaataaatacaaaaaagaactaaaatgacAGCCATAAGTATGTACCtttgattttttcttcaaattataattatggcGAAGTCAATCCCCCTGCAAATGAGCGCTTCAATAGATTCTTCATTTAGTTTAGAACAATACTCATCAATTACCCTACCCTTAGCACTAAATGTAGACTCTGAAACTACTGTTGATATTGGAATAGCTAGTATGTCACCCGCCATCTTTGATAAAACCTTGTATTTTAGGCtattgttcctccaccactctAACACACTAAAATAAGAGTTACTAGTTTCAGGAATATAAACATTCTCCTTAAGATAATCCTCTAATTCTGAGTTCACTGGAGGGGTGGCTTCATTTGCACGCACAATGTTCATTATTTGATCAAATCCAATGACAATAGAAGATTTAGATGCAGAGGTAGTTGAAGAATTTATGCCAATatcattcatttcatttaaggATGATTCATTGATACTCAAAGTCACATGCTCATCATATAATTGTTGAAGTGAGTTTCGTACCTTCTCTATATTCTCCATTGCAATTTCTTTAGACTTGTATATCAATGGAAAACATATGTTAACAACATGGAACTTGCACCTAGGATCCAAAACACTTGCAATGGACATCAACATATTACATTCTCCCCAATATTTGTCAAACTTTACCCTCATTGAACCTGCCATTTCTCTCATGAAAAAAGTTGTATCCTCTAATGCATTGTCTATTACTTGCTTAACCCTCCAAACTTCTGCAAGACATAAATTAGCAATAGGATACTCATTGCCTGAGATTACATGTGTAGCTACATTAAAAACTTCTAAAAGTGTACAAACCTTTTGCACTTTTTCCCAATCCTCATGTAAAGGTGCATAAGTATAGTGTGGATCTCTTTCACTATAGGTTGAAAATGCAGTTTTGAACTTCAATGTTGTTGACAACATTTGAAATGCGGAATTCCACCTAGTGGGACAATCAATGATGAGCTTTCTTTCTTTCAGATGTTTTTGTTCAGCAACATCACAAAATGCCTTTAGTCTTGAATCATTATGGTTAATATACTTCACACTTTCACGAACATTCTGAATGACATCCTTAATCTTATCGAGGCCATCTTCCACCAATAAGTTTAATATGTGTGAGCAACATCTGACATGAAACAAATCACCATTCAAAACCAGCTTTCTTCTCAATGATAAGTTTTCTTTAAGATTCTTCAAACATGAGTCATTTTAAGAAGCGTTATTGACAGACACAGAAAACACTTTTTCTTCAATACCCCATGCCTTTAAGCACTTGAAAATGGCATCAGCCACATCAATTCCTCGCCGTGGAGCAGGCACCTTCATAAAACTCAAGACTTCTTTTTGATGATTCCAACCTACATCCATAAAATGACCTGTAATAACCATGTACTCAACAACTTGATGACTAGATTTCCACATATCAGTTGTTAAGCTAATATTGCTAATAGTTTTCAGCAAGGTCTTCAATTGTTTCTTCTCTGCTTCATGTAATGCTAAACAATCACTTCTCACTATTTTTTgactgatttttttaaattcagaaTTTGCATATTGGAATGCCCACATCCATACTTCATCCTCGATAATACTGAAAGGTAGCTCATGAACCATCACAACAATAGAAATTATTTCTCTCATCCTCTGATTGGACTATCTTATTCCAGGAACTAGAAATGGGTTTGTTGGATTAGAAGGTTGGAAGGGGATGATAGGTTGCTTATTTTCTTTAGATAGTTGCAGCCTTCTTATTAAGCAACTTTCTGAATGTCTCCATAAATGACTTGTGCTACCTCCCTTCCCACCCTTGCTACTAGTAGATAATTTAACTTTGCAATACCTGCACATAACCTTTTTTCCCACTCCAAGAATTTCAACTTCATGAAAGTCATTCCAAACTGTTgatgtttttgccttttcttcTTAATAACAGCCTCTGCTccttgttttgtattttttccaACATCATTACCTTTGTTATCCTCATTGCCACCCGCCATAGGAGTAGATGCAGACATTTCACTACTCATAAAAAGTCAAATGTAGAAAGTAAATTAATAACATctttatatcattatttaaaaagtaaaagaacccaatactatgacaataaaaaataacatataatagaaaaagaaatccatttattttattatacattttccaatacttttatttttacctcttttcaCACGCTATCATAAGTATCTCAGTTCTTCGTtggattctttatttttattttttgtggctacAAAAAGAATCTTTGACTATACATGCATAAACAACTAATCTGTTGattttgaaaagaataaaaacattacAAAAAGTGATCTTATTTTGATTGTACACTGAAAAGAATAAATACATGTGATATTGTTAGAAACACGGTGTGTACTGATcgtaaataaacaaaacaaatgcCTTGGTGGCCATAAGTATATAATGAGTTAAAAAGAAGTTGGAGGAAAAATAATCAAATCTATTGAAAAGGGAGCAAATAACAACGTAATGAATTttagcaaaacaaaacaaatacctTGTGATGGTTTGATGGAGTATTGTGGAAGTGCGGTAGCTGGTGGATGGTGGTGCGAGACTTCGTAAAGAAAAAATGCATACAAAGACAAAGAATGACTTTAACTAGGATGGGTAAGACTATTTGGCGTAGATACAAGAActtagagaaagaaatgaattaaGAAAGTGAGAATGCAAAGGGACATGCGTAGAGGTGAAATGCGTACAGTACAGGTTGCAGTACaacttaaaaatacttttgttttctatttattattttataagaatctgaagagttttaaaagtttttttatttaataataataatagttattattattattattattattacttaaacaGGCTGGCTTGTTAAGCTtaacaagctttttttttatagtttgggtttgacctttttatctaaaaaaacttttcaaaaagcttGAGCTTGACCTTTATAGTAAACAAGCCAAGCCAAGTCAAGCCTTAAATAGGCCGAGTCAAAGACCCTTGACAAGCTGCTCGGCTCATTTCCATCCCTACATACAATGAAACAAAATAACACCACACCACAGTAGTACTTGGCTACTTGCTCGTTTTCAGTTTCCTCCATCACCATTCACTCCTTTTTCCTGCATCTAAaagtaaaatatctttatttcttGAATTCCAACACTAACCTTTATACTTATAAAACATAACGCCTCTTATGTtaaagaaaattagagtttttcCTGTCTTATACTAAGAATACCCATATATTATAACTACTCACTACAAGCATATTAAGAAACCAAGAAACAAAACTTcaataaaatgatgaaaattaagagtaaaataaTAGCTTACCGGTAGCATCACATAAACTGAAACTGACTTTTACTGACAAAAACAAATGAGGTAAGCTCTTTCAATATGACAACTTTCCTATGGAGGACTTGAAACTTAATTCGTCATATTATGAAGAACTATCCCCTTATGTTAAATCCAATATTTTAAGCCAtcatttcaataatttaaaataaatacataaataaacctAGAACCAATTTATAATGGAAGGCACGACATTTTATCATCTAAACCTACGACaaggaaaaacaacaaaaaatggcATTAATTCATAAGTTTACAACATACTTACCTTCCAGATCGAGATGACGTTGCAATTGACGAATTTTTCGGCAGATCCATCTTCTCCTCACTTGAATTTTCAGAGCTCTGCCTGGCACCACAATTCTCGACGACCGGCATGGAGGTCCGATGAGATCAATGGTGAAGGGGAGGAATTCGACAAGATCGAGATCATGAAACAAAAGTGTGGCACCAGAAATTGTTCGGCATGTGAGCGTGCGAGCTGTTTTTCTTAGGTTTTCCGAAATGGAAGATTCGTTGGAGTGAGGCTCGTGGTCCCTTGTTGGAGTTTGGTGGCAGTGTCTTCGAACTTCTTCGAGTTCGACGTGTACAACACATCTACCTGCTCCTAGTTCTCTGAAATGGAAGGTCTGAATGAGTTTTGTTTGATCTCAATGGATGCATAAAATGACAAACAATTGAGAATAAGTGGTGTCGTTTGCAGTTAAATGAGTAAAGATGTCGGCGGAGGAAACGTCGATGATGCTGAGGCACGAACAGAGAGCGAGGAGGAATTTAGGgttttattttgcaaaactaAGGGAGAAAGATTAAAATAAGGCTAGGATTGAGAGAGTCGGTTCGCATTCCCTCTAGCATTCTACGTATGTTCTAcaagaaccgatgttgtaatgCCTTTTTAAAGACGGGTTTATCAAAACCgtctttaaaatttttcagttatttacaaaaatactaGCGTTTTACTTACGACATAGACTTTTATACAATTGTCATAAAATATGCATCgtaaaataccatttttatggTAGTGTATTAACCTATGCAGTGCACaagtttaaatttataacttatattttaatgtatcaatttctcaattatttttaattctacatataagtatatattagtttatataaatataaatatttcaaaaatatattaacattgttatcaatatatatatatatatatatatatatatatatatatatatatatatatatatatattattttaagatatttttagaTAAACATATACTTAACACGTCAacataactaataataaatgaatgcatgtcacattaaaacaaatagaaaaacctaATTTATAAATTGCCTCCCGCGCCTATCATGATTACATATTCGTTCTCATTCTCGGTCACATATTGTGGTATTGGGTTTCTAACTTCGCACTCTCTCTCACTTGCTTCCTCCTATGATCACTAGCAGTCTCAATGTTGGATGACTTGTGATTAAAGGTGAGAAATGGTTCGTGATGAAGTGGATTCATGCAGACTTGTTTGGTAAGACAATGGGAGCTGGATGGGACAATTCTGATAAGCATACTAGCTATATATGGAGTTATACTCAGAAGATGGAAAATACATATTTGAGATTTGTCACTTTGTTTCAATTCAGGCACTTTCATTTTACATCTTCATATTAAACAATCGTAGAATATGATACAACTCATCAAAATGTAGTAAGTTTCCTATCTTTTAGCAATTATTTAGAGCAAATCTTTGTCCTGAAActgt encodes:
- the LOC106795038 gene encoding zinc finger BED domain-containing protein RICESLEEPER 2, whose protein sequence is MSASTPMAGGNEDNKGNDVGKNTKQGAEAVIKKKRQKHQQFGMTFMKLKFLEWEKRLCAGWNHQKEVLSFMKVPAPRRGIDVADAIFKCLKAWGIEEKVFSVCCSHILNLLVEDGLDKIKDVIQNVRESVKYINHNDSRLKAFCDVAEQKHLKERKLIIDCPTRWNSAFQMLSTTLKFKTAFSTYSERDPHYTYAPLHEDWEKVQKVCTLLEVFNVATHVISGNEYPIANLCLAEVWRVKQVIDNALEDTTFFMREMAGSMRVKFDKYWGECNMLMSIASVLDPRCKFHVVNICFPLIYKSKEIAMENIEKVRNSLQQLYDEHVTLSINESSLNEMNDIGINSSTTSASKSSIVIGFDQIMNIVRANEATPPVNSELEDYLKENVYIPETSNSYFSVLEWWRNNSLKYKVLSKMAGDILAIPISTVVSESTFSAKGRVIDEYCSKLNEESIEALICRGIDFAIIII